Genomic DNA from Theobroma cacao cultivar B97-61/B2 chromosome 3, Criollo_cocoa_genome_V2, whole genome shotgun sequence:
aaatttaaatgccCAGATTGTATTTTGATTATGGACTTATGGTGTTATAAGAAAAAGTAGTGAATTGGGTGAGGTGGGTGTGTTTTGAATGGCAGGAGATGATGTACTTGAAAAGGCAAGCAGGACAGACCTCCGAGGACGCCGCAATGAGGCTTTGTTTGGGCAGACAACTACTGCCACCTTCTTCACCAGATTCTAACCTTGGTAAACACAACCATTTATGCATATGCTGTAGCAcccctttcttcctttctgtGTTTTTACCATGCATGTTCCATTTATGCCCTCGTTTCTACTTCAAATTCACATTTTAGAGTCCCCTCTTCAGTGTCCCAAACGTGTCTGATCTTAGTTTTCTGGGTACAGATGCTGTAGCTCACATTAAAGTTGGCTCTTACTACGAAATCGATCACTCGAAGCTTCCCCATAAAACCCCAGACCAACTCAAGTTAGTTCGAGTTATCATGGTACCGAAAACCTCAccaaaatgaattaaaaagaaaaaaaaaagcattcGTTTTCCTTTTACCTTTTCAATCCTAGAATTAGTGTTCTAAAGATTGGTGTTGCTGTTGTTGGTTGCAGGTGAGCAAAAAGTCTAAGTGCAGCGTGTCATTAAGGTACCCAAGCGTGTGTTCTCTCCGAGCATACTTCAGCGAGAGGAACCGCAGGAAACTGGAGGCAAAGATGTTACCCTCATTGGATGAACAGTACGCAATGGGATCGGAGCTTGCTGGAGATGTTTTATACCGTAGGATCCCACCACATGAAATTGCAACGCAAAGGAATCAATGGAGCTTTTGGGtggtggtttttcaaagggaACAAGAAACAGGGAAGAACCCGAGCTCAATCCCAAGCCCAAGCCCATCTATCATTACCAGCTACGTCAATGTGGTCTCCAAGAAAGGCTTGTGCTGGTCTGTGTTGAAGTCCACGGGGATGGTCCGGTGGGGTCGGCGTAGGCAAGTTCGCTTCCTGGGCCGCCACGTGGAGGAGAGGCGGGAACTGAATTTGTCAGGAAGGGTTAAAGgagaagaggaagagaagCGGAATGAAGTcgatgaagaaaaagaagaagaagaagaagatgatgatgatgaaggggaggaagaagagaaagaaataaggGTTAGCGATGAAGAGAACTCGGAGACAGATAAGAGGAAGAGCTGTAAGAGGAAGCGCCATGGAGCAAGCCACAGGACCCAGATGCCAAAGAGAGCAAAGCATGAAAAGCAGAATCAACAAATCACTCTTTACAAGCCAGGTAAGAGAAGAGAAGTGAAGAACTCCATTGAAAGATGGTCTGTTCAGAGGTGAGTTgtagttaattattttagttaggttGTATTTATTTTCTACAAAGCTGGTTTCTGAGATTGAATAATGAATGTTATAAAGGTATAATTTAGCTGAGGAAAACATGTTGAAGATTATGAAGGAGAAGGGAGCAATATTTGGGAACCCAATCCTTAGGCCAGCATTGAGAGCAGAGGCTAGGAAGCTGATTGGGGACACTGGTTTGTTGGATCATTTGCTGAAGCACATGGCTGGGAAGGTGGCGCCTGGAGGGGAAGAGAGATTCATGAGGCGGCATAATTCCGATGGAGCAATGGAATATTGGTTGGAGAGTGCTGATTTAATGGACATCAGGAAGGCGGCTGGGGTGCAGGATCCTTATTGGACTCCACCTCCTGGTTGGAAGCTTGGTGATAATCCCACCCTGGATCCTGTTTGTGCTAGAGAGCTCAAGGAGCTTAGGGAAGAAATAGCCAGACTGAAAAAGTATGCACCTTTATTCATTTTCCTGTTTTATCATTTGATTACACATTGTACTTTTCCTTAGAAGGAATTATTCCTCATCTGGTATTGGTCATTATATGTGCTATATGATTCGAATTACTTTCGTTTTTGAATGTTTATAAAGAGACATGCTAGAGAACAAGAAGCCCGAAGAAGATCTAGTTCTTGTCACCACCCCAAATTATTCTGTTGCAAGCCAAAACTTGGTTCATGATACTACTATGTTATTTCCAATGAAGGTAAATATCAAAAACTTGACTTATTTCTTTACCATCCTATGTAGTCTCAATTTCTTGGATTGTTGCACAGGAAAAGTACGTGGATTTGATGAACAGGAAAGCAAAACTTGAGGAACAGCTGGCGGAAATTGCACAATCTTTGTGTGGACTGGAGGTATTGAGGCAGTCACTCGTCCGTTCCTCTTATTGAAGTTTATAATGTTTTCTGAATGAGCTTTTTACAGTCATGGCATTGATGAATCATGCAGGGAGAGATGGGGAAGCTAAAATCTATAGTGGAAGATCTAAACAAGCCAGAATCAGCCGAAACAACACTACTAATAATGAGATCAACAACACCACCATTAAGCACTGGAAGAGAGAcaaaagaaatggagaaaaGTAACAAAGCTGTACTGGTAATAtcagatgaagaagaaaaagatagtAGTGCAGCAGGGAAGACCTCAGCAGTGCCAAGAACAACAAGAAACACAGTGACAACAGAGGACAAGGCAGCAAAAATCGAAAGGCTGAAGAGTGGGTTCAGGATATGCAAGCCACAGGGGACCTTCCTATGGCCAAACATGGCCCTGTCCGGTCAGGTTGTGGTTCCACTTGATGACCAGCTTGCGATCCCCACTCCTTCCTCTGTTTGCTCTTCCACTACCACCGCGTCCCGCCTCGTCCCTAGCCCTCAAGAACATAGGCCCCAGCCAACTTCCACAGTCAAACCATTGGCTGAGAGGCGAAGTACTGTTGCTGCTGTCAATTTCTCACCCACAGCTGTCAGCAGACACCCTCCTCCTCTGCCACTGGAGGCCACCACCGCCCAATACGCAAACAGTAGCATCACCCCCGACACAACTAGTATCACCACCAAAACTACTCTCATAAACCTCAACGAGGTCCCTGGCAACCCCCATGACCATGGATTTTGTGGGTCTCACAGTCAAAGCCAAACCTCACTCTCCCCACTCACCTACCAGAGAAGGCATCTTCATTTGACAACCTCTACTTCCATGCCACGAGTATGTTTCAGTCGTTTATTTTGTTGATATTAACACAAAAGAAACTGAGACAATATTTGTGAATTGTAATTGCTGCATTCTTGTACAGTTGATGCCTGGtaagagagagaatgagaTGAGCCAATGGGACGGAGGCAACCACCAGCAGCAAAAGGGATGCTCCTCACCCTCTTACCATTGCGTGTCAGTGGGAGCAGGAACATGGTTGGCTCTGTCTACTCCTAGCTCTTCCATGGACAATAACTCTACGAGAGTCTAAAAGAAGGGTATTTTCATCATCTGAAATTTATACTGGCAATTTTcatcaaccaaaaaaaaaataatactggaaatgtttattttggtAACTAATGGTGATAACTTGTAACCAAATGGTGGTGAATCTATTCTGGTTTAAGTCTAGGTATTTAGCATAAAGATGGGAAGTAGGAGATAATTGGTGATTCATGTGCTGCCTTctattgaaatattaaattgcAGACCTTGCCTGCGTATCTTAGTTGCAAAAGGTCCCACCATTTTGATTATGCTTCCGGGAATGGACATATAAGGTAAGAATCAGTTTTAAAGGACATCAAAATTTATCCCTACTCTTGCCTTTCCTAGTAGCAATATTACAGCCAAAATCCCCAGCGCCATGCTACGGcacttataaatttttaatttttttttaaaaattaaattgataatTCTTTTGCAGAGttttatacaaatatataaaattatagaccttttttaaatagaaaacctaataaaaagaagaaaaaacaaaaaaaattataaaaaatttcttacctttttcttcttcttcttcttttataatttttacttctttttcaatcatttcttattttcttttacaaaaaaccttttaaatttcttttactcttttatcAAAATACAATTTGAACACCAACACCATGTTTTCTTTTACTCTTTACTCTAAAAAAGGTTTGAAtcttcttaaaaaaattgataaaatataaaaataattgtttggcaatatatttttgaaaattatccTAAATcataacttttttttgttggaaaacatttaagaaaatagGCTAAACAGAACAAAGAATGAAgggaaacaaaggaaaaaataaagaaaaatgttcaaaactttttttttaatccatCAAAACCATGTTTTCTTAGCAGGAGTCCAAAGCCTatgcttcatttttttatcctttactttttatctttccttctctctttaaatttttaagaaaaaaatcttcatattttgtttaaaattattctgaattataatttttaaatgaaattatctaaaagaaaagaataattaaaaatgagaggaaattcatattctttcattttttcctttttttccttcttatatatttttcttcctccttataaacaaccaaaaatatttttattcaatgacaaaacaaattaattgaataaatgtatttaaaaaaacaaagaaggggaaatatgagaaaatgtccaaaactttttctttccctttttttttcttctccttccttttatttccttcattttcgcttttttttttctcccctTAGTTTCCTCATCAACAAAAGAGGCAACATGTGGCCCATACCCTCATTGACGAGTCAAGAGGCAGCCGATTCGACCCGGCTTATAAAGATGTTAATAAGTAGGATATCCATTAATTTTGAAGTACTTGAAcctaattaaaaaatgagatGCCCGAACCTATAACTGTCCcgcatatttttaaattttactatcCTAATCTGAACTTTAAAACACACTTAGTactatataattatttaaaccCATTTAAAAACCTActcatgaaaaaaaattattaaaatactttttatagATACTTAATTATCCGAATCCGAATCTATAGTTGTATCGATATACAATACTATTTCTCATCCATATTCAATAtaatttactaataattaaatttataaaagtacacaaacaataaaatttaaatttaaataatcaaaaacaaatatctcaaaaatcaacttaaataactaaaaataaataattaaataacaaCTTAAACAACATTACAAATTTACAATAAGACAACAACATTataagtttaattaattatataagtttgtccttaattataaaaaattaaaaaaaataattaagttctaaaattattctaatctcacaacttctctttaaatatatatatatatatatattataagtttatataaataaaaaaatatatatatattataattaataattttataagttataattttttgtaatgttaacaaAAAANtatattaaaagtatatataataacaattatattctttataaattaacacaatatatggagtatatatattaaaaaaattacaagttaattaattattataatttcataaattaattttatttataatatgaatttatctttaataacatgaaattaaaaaaaaaacataatcagATTAGAGTATCGAAAACTCAAGAAATGATACTCAAACCTGACATCAGTAATGAAATTACTATCTCCAAACCTTATTATAAGATTTCCTAATTTTATATATCTTATATAACCGAATAATATATTCACAAGTATCCAGATACCCATTGCCATCCCTACCTGCTCGGTGCCAATGTGGCCCTTTCGGCAGATCAACCATCCAACTTGCGCaactttttctctcctttcctCCGCCCTTTACTCATCGCCCCTCCGCTCTCCTCACCTCTCATCAGGCCGTTGCTCTCTTTCTACCATAGCCTGCCCCCCTTCCGCTTATCCTCTCCTTGGCCCCGGTTCTCCCTCACAgatttggagaaaaaaaattaaaaaactcaAGAATGCCCACACAAACAGACAAAATTGGACAGGAAggccttaaaatttttaaaattaatctcGAGTCCTCTGAACCCAAAAATCATTATAGTTTATGGATGATGAATAAATGTATGGCAAAGCCAAGCCCATTCAAATTGAATCCTGATCTAAATCAGTTTATCTCAATCATCCACATTATTACATGCCTGTTCTCTTACATAAGTACACATGTTAAACCTTTGCAGTCCTTCAAAAATAATCAGATCCTATAGCTTAGAATATATGTTGAGGCTATAATTACTGCCAATATCTCGAAAGTTGATGTAACTGGAAAGTGCAGCTGTGAGCTTCTTCACATCATCAGTTGTGTGTGCTGCACTCAGAGCGATTCGCAACCTAAATAAATGTACAAGTGAAAAAACATGATAATTAATTCCATTATTCCTTGTGTTTTTGGACTGGTATATGATGCATCATTAGCTGTACGCCTTCACATAGAATGGATTGGTGGATTAATGGTATTCACTGCTCTGGGAACAACTTCACACTACCTTATTGCTAACGCTTAGTTCATCGGGCTTAAAATGGGGTGATCTAGGTTGACGTGTAGGAAATAAAACACCAGGAATTGgaaatatgaaagaaaaaaagaagcagcATGCTTTCTATCTTGAATGAAGGATATTTGAAAGTAATTGCAAATCAATATCACTTGCAACGGCCCTCATCCAGGCATCATTCAAATCATTTCTGCCAAAGGATTGGCAACAGCTTTATGCTAAATGCCTCAATTCCACATAAGGTTAAACAAGAAATGCCCAAAGTAGACTACTAAGTATTAACTACTAGAGGAATAGGGGATATGATACCAAGAAAGTTACCAGACAACTAAAACTGACAAGATGGATGATGATTATTAAGTGCAACAAACCTGCAAGAGTTGGGCGGCACTGTTGGTGGTCTGATTGCAGTCACGTGGAAGCTGGATTTCAGCAACTGCCTGTTCCATGAGAGATGGAACAGTTAGAAGCTGTGCGTAGAAATGACTACAGTCACTCGCAGCCAAACAGGAAGAAAGAAGGGGGCAAGAGAGATGAAACCTGCTAGCTTTCAGGGCTTTCTCTTCGCTTCCCACAATAAGAGATATTATTGGACTGGAGATAGGGATTCCAGTCAGAGCACGAAAGTCCTGCACCCGGTCCCAAAGTGCTCTTCTACGCCACATCTCTCTTTTTGCCACAATAACAGCAGCTGCTAAGTTGTATTTATGTGGTTAGCAAGAAGGCAAAAGCTACAATTACATCTGCACATAAGGGAAAAAGAGGAATCACTTCTGATATTGTACATTCTATGATCACTTAACCTTATATTCTAGGAGCATGACTCCTAACAGTCAACAATCACACAGCTAAGCAACTGTGCTCTCTCCCACCCCTACCCTACCTGTCTTTTATTCCTAGAAGTTAATTCTCCCTGACTACATCCTATAGGGATCATTACtccaaaagaaataaatccTGTTTGTGGTAATAATTAACAGAATAGAGAAGAACAGATCTGTTTTTGCTGAAATTCTGTGCATTAacaaaaaagacaaaattaaaaggaatgTGTGTCTCAATGAAAATGATGCTGAAGTTTACCATGCGCAGCAGCGGCTAAAGGAACTGGAGCCGCAGTAGAAAATATGAAGGAACGGCCCCTTGATTGGATGAGTTGCTTCCACTTTTTGCTGACCACATGGTATCCAAACAGGTCTGAGTAAATATGATATATGCACATAAAAGGACATGAAACATTCAATTCAGGGTGCTCCCTATACTACACAAGTATTTTTGGTGAGTTAGTATATGCAAGAGAGATGTGGAGAAACCTGGAAAACAGAAGTCAATATACATTGTGAGCTCACATATCTTAAGGGGAAACATCATGaagaatttttatataaatatgaacTATGTCATGCTACAGTGTAATTTGAAAGCATTTTCCCCcagaaaaacaaacaaaatatatattttacattaGCATGGAAGAATCTGAATAGACAAAGATTCTCCTTTTAAAAGTGCATATTCATATAGTTATCAAATTGTAGCTCTGCAAActtatagataaatatcaaATGATTATAAAGAGGACAGACCTATACAGGACAAACCTATAGATGCATCACATGTCTAGATGATTATAAGTCAACAAGGGCCCTCAAAATTGGGCATACTAAATTGGAACATATTACAATTGTAACTGCTACCACAGGGAATGAACCAGTATCCACAAATTTGGTCTCTTATTGCTTCCACAACAAAGAATAACTGTGCTACACTCAGTAAATAAGACAAACTCACTTAATAACATTGTGTGAATAAGAGCAACAACTACATGCAACAATAAAGACCAAAGTTCTTATGCCCAAAAAAAGGGGGTGGGGGTCTGAAGGCAAGCACATTAgagtttaaaagaaaaaacagtaAGCCAACAAATAAGCTCAACCAACtgctaaaatgaaaattacGAAAAAAAACTGAAATGCAAATCTATCAATTACCTGCAGGCAATGAATCCACCTTGACAACCTGCTGCCTTGCTCAAAGTTCCAATGCATATGTCAACATCTCTTTCACAATCGAATTCCTCTGCCACTCCTCCGCCACTCTTGCCACAAACAAATGTTCCATGTGCCTGGAAAGAATAGGAACACAATGTTTTGGTTATTGATGCCATATACTATAGATGTATCATGTAACAAGGAAGAAGCTATCTCATCTATACTTTGCACAATCTCTATGAAAGTCTAGGCTGTTTAGCTAATGACTGAGAATAAATGGAGAATACTTCAACAAGATTAAGTTCATTGTCTTAAGTTagatcttttctttttcttcaaatgaAATATGTAGAAGtacaaaatttaatatattgaaGAGCTAAATTAAATCCTGAAAAAATTATCTACCACATAGATACCTAATCGCTTCTTTCAGTTACATAAATGCCAGTGTGAACTTACATCATCAATGACTAACAAGAAGCTATGCTTCTTGCGTAGCTCCACAAGCTCCACCATAGGTGCAAAGTCTCCATCCATGCTAAACAAGCTGTAGAAGAGAATCAAGAACATATAATACCAGTCAAACAAACAGACAAAGAAATCAGGTTTTCAACCATGCAGTCATAAGACATGAAAAGTAATTTGCAAAATATGGTAGATAATGCCTCTTTCATAAACGAACACATTTGCCAAAATCTGGTTATATTCAACACATATTTGGTTGATAAGATGCAAAACATGCAAGGTACAGTTGCAACAAACAGAGTGCCAAAAATTAAAGCCAATCTTCTCGGACATCCAAATAAGCATTAAAACACAGGAGAAAGCTTGTTTATTGTGTTTTTATAGCATAAAAAATGGCATTGTAACAAACAGTTGTAACATGACTAACCTATCTGTCACAACaacctttttcttcattttgcaACTTGATCTGTCAAAATAGGAAAACGTTTGTCATTATGTAGCATGGTTATAGGAAGCCCTAGAAAGGGAAGGATCATCAGAGAATCTATGTGAAAAGTAAAAACCTACAACAGTGCGTTGAGATGGGACATGTCACAGTGTTTATATACAAAGAATTCTACACTTCTTTGTCTTTCAGCAAGACGAATACCATCGATTATTGATGCATGGTTCAGTTCATCAGAAAAAATGGCAATTTTTTCATCCTTCGAAGGCTTGTTGCCTGCCGCAAGGAGAGTTGCTATGTTTCCAAGTGCTACCATAAATGCCATATTGGCTGAAAACCCTGTAGGACAAAGAAGACAATCCTAAAGCATAAAGTGGGAGAAGGAAAGCATCAGTTTTCAGTTGAAAGTGTAGAACAGAATATTGATggtcaaaagaacaaaaattgaaagaataagAATATTACAATGACTATAGTCCACATAACAGATCTTGGATTTCAAAAACCAGTTTAGAACTTATAATCCAGTTGTGGACAAAATATCAATTGTGTCATTCAAGctttatcattaattattattctcCAAACATGTTTAACCCCTTAATGAATTGAACATACCAATAATGacttaaataaaagaaaagaaagaattaaatGTTAGCAACTCTAGGTGTAAAATCTAATCCGAGGTCTATACCTCCTTCTTCTTTAAACTTGCCAAGCTTGACTCCAGTAATCTATGGTGGTAAGTATATCCACAGATTAAAGCAGAGCCCCTTGGGCCCATTCCATACTCTTGGACTGCCtgttatgaaattaatttagcaaaagaaaaatatttaatcaaCAAATATGGCAGAAAATTATGtcataaaatgacaagtcAATCATGAAGCAAACCTTTGCAGCCGCTTTTCGAACTGCTGGATGTGAACTCAAGCCCAAATAATCATTTCCAGAGAACAAAATTAGCCGCTTGAATTGCTGCTGACACGTGCCAAATTTATCATCAGCTAATCCTTCTCTAAGGACAATCTCATCTCCTACAAGCCCAAGGAGCAAAATTCAACAAACAAAACTCAAAAGTTTATCATTTTTGGAGCAAAGTTCACTCATTTTCtaatcaaagaagaagaagaagaagaagaaaagggtaCTTGGCATCTACTACATTCATCCATTTAACATTCACCATTTTCCATAACTATATaagcaaaattaaaaagaacccattatttcttttcaaacagaaaatccaaagaaagaaattaaagaaaaaagaaataccaGAACTGGGAACCTCAAGAAGCCACTTACGGTAAGTGGCTTCAGAGATAGAGACTTCGATGGAGGAACGATCCCATGGCTGCACTGCATCGAACAACTCGTACTCTTCTTCATTGGAAATTCCAACATTGGCCACTTCCTGTCGCACGCTGGAAAGATAAAGGGGTCTTAAAGATCGAAGCAGTTTGAGAGATTCGAGCTTTGAAACCGCTTGCTCAACCCATTTTTGCCACAAGCTGTTCGCCTCCATTTTCCAAAAGGTTTGcgctttttgctttttgttcttcttttggtTCCAAAAAAAGGAATTGATAAAAAAGTATCCGCTTTTGTGAGATAAGAGAAAGCAGTGCTACACGGAAATAAGGGACCAGCGGCAGCTAGCAGTCAAGACCTTGAGAACAACGATAGTTGCTTTTTGGCTTTTTTGCTGACTTTGTTAAGCGTCAGGCAAAATCCCATGAAAAGTGCCAAGTTAGCTTAAAAACAATGATTCTTTCTGATTGGCTTaactttagaattttttttttttttataattggagtgaaggtttgaattttatttttaagtaaaaaattatgtattaatcaataaattaaatatttgaatataattttaaactttaataataataatattttatttattttattttaatttgctgccaaaaaaattcttttatcgtttttttcaaaaaaattttagcatTATTCTATG
This window encodes:
- the LOC18605320 gene encoding protein DYAD, whose translation is MEKRWHKLDAEAAAATNLTEMMYLKRQAGQTSEDAAMRLCLGRQLLPPSSPDSNLDAVAHIKVGSYYEIDHSKLPHKTPDQLKLVRVIMVSKKSKCSVSLRYPSVCSLRAYFSERNRRKLEAKMLPSLDEQYAMGSELAGDVLYRRIPPHEIATQRNQWSFWVVVFQREQETGKNPSSIPSPSPSIITSYVNVVSKKGLCWSVLKSTGMVRWGRRRQVRFLGRHVEERRELNLSGRVKGEEEEKRNEVDEEKEEEEEDDDDEGEEEEKEIRVSDEENSETDKRKSCKRKRHGASHRTQMPKRAKHEKQNQQITLYKPGKRREVKNSIERWSVQRYNLAEENMLKIMKEKGAIFGNPILRPALRAEARKLIGDTGLLDHLLKHMAGKVAPGGEERFMRRHNSDGAMEYWLESADLMDIRKAAGVQDPYWTPPPGWKLGDNPTLDPVCARELKELREEIARLKKDMLENKKPEEDLVLVTTPNYSVASQNLVHDTTMLFPMKEKYVDLMNRKAKLEEQLAEIAQSLCGLEGEMGKLKSIVEDLNKPESAETTLLIMRSTTPPLSTGRETKEMEKSNKAVLVISDEEEKDSSAAGKTSAVPRTTRNTVTTEDKAAKIERLKSGFRICKPQGTFLWPNMALSGQVVVPLDDQLAIPTPSSVCSSTTTASRLVPSPQEHRPQPTSTVKPLAERRSTVAAVNFSPTAVSRHPPPLPLEATTAQYANSSITPDTTSITTKTTLINLNEVPGNPHDHGFCGSHSQSQTSLSPLTYQRRHLHLTTSTSMPRLMPGKRENEMSQWDGGNHQQQKGCSSPSYHCVSVGAGTWLALSTPSSSMDNNSTRV
- the LOC18605321 gene encoding 8-amino-7-oxononanoate synthase isoform X1; translation: MEANSLWQKWVEQAVSKLESLKLLRSLRPLYLSSVRQEVANVGISNEEEYELFDAVQPWDRSSIEVSISEATYRKWLLEVPSSGDEIVLREGLADDKFGTCQQQFKRLILFSGNDYLGLSSHPAVRKAAAKAVQEYGMGPRGSALICGYTYHHRLLESSLASLKKKEDCLLCPTGFSANMAFMVALGNIATLLAAGNKPSKDEKIAIFSDELNHASIIDGIRLAERQRSVEFFVYKHCDMSHLNALLSSCKMKKKVVVTDSLFSMDGDFAPMVELVELRKKHSFLLVIDDAHGTFVCGKSGGGVAEEFDCERDVDICIGTLSKAAGCQGGFIACSKKWKQLIQSRGRSFIFSTAAPVPLAAAAHAAVIVAKREMWRRRALWDRVQDFRALTGIPISSPIISLIVGSEEKALKASRQLLKSSFHVTAIRPPTVPPNSCRLRIALSAAHTTDDVKKLTAALSSYINFRDIGSNYSLNIYSKL
- the LOC18605321 gene encoding 8-amino-7-oxononanoate synthase isoform X2, which produces MEANSLWQKWVEQAVSKLESLKLLRSLRPLYLSSVRQEVANVGISNEEEYELFDAVQPWDRSSIEVSISEATYRDEIVLREGLADDKFGTCQQQFKRLILFSGNDYLGLSSHPAVRKAAAKAVQEYGMGPRGSALICGYTYHHRLLESSLASLKKKEDCLLCPTGFSANMAFMVALGNIATLLAAGNKPSKDEKIAIFSDELNHASIIDGIRLAERQRSVEFFVYKHCDMSHLNALLSSCKMKKKVVVTDSLFSMDGDFAPMVELVELRKKHSFLLVIDDAHGTFVCGKSGGGVAEEFDCERDVDICIGTLSKAAGCQGGFIACSKKWKQLIQSRGRSFIFSTAAPVPLAAAAHAAVIVAKREMWRRRALWDRVQDFRALTGIPISSPIISLIVGSEEKALKASRQLLKSSFHVTAIRPPTVPPNSCRLRIALSAAHTTDDVKKLTAALSSYINFRDIGSNYSLNIYSKL